The Pyrococcus kukulkanii genome contains a region encoding:
- the cmr4 gene encoding type III-B CRISPR module RAMP protein Cmr4 yields MYEKTLVLGLYSITPVHAGSGAELSVVDLPIQRERHTGFPTIWGQSLKGALRSAFEREGKNKGVIYSIFGPDTDKASEHAGAISVGDARILLFPVRSARGVFAYVTCPMVLKRFRRDMEFAGRNDIANFEVPSVEDKEAVVPQGSILTINRNNETLVVLEDLLLTAKENELSQIINAIEKIIPDGVDDLGKRLVVVSDNVFTAFVKFSTEILARIAIDQSRGTVKEGGLWYEEFLPADTLLYSIIAISKPKGGSLNDAEAVKSELQGFLESKTYLQVGGDETVGKGFMKIKVL; encoded by the coding sequence ATGTATGAGAAGACATTAGTTCTCGGGTTGTATTCCATAACTCCTGTCCACGCTGGAAGCGGGGCTGAACTGAGTGTTGTTGATCTGCCAATTCAGAGGGAACGCCACACCGGCTTCCCAACGATCTGGGGCCAGAGCCTTAAGGGAGCATTGAGGAGTGCATTTGAGAGGGAGGGCAAGAATAAAGGAGTGATATACTCTATTTTTGGGCCAGATACGGATAAGGCAAGCGAACACGCAGGTGCAATTTCAGTAGGAGATGCGAGGATATTGCTATTTCCGGTGAGGAGTGCCAGGGGCGTCTTTGCCTACGTCACGTGTCCCATGGTTCTGAAGAGGTTTAGGAGGGATATGGAATTCGCTGGAAGGAATGATATTGCAAACTTTGAGGTTCCCAGCGTTGAAGATAAAGAAGCAGTTGTGCCTCAAGGCTCGATACTTACGATAAACAGGAACAATGAAACTCTGGTTGTGCTGGAAGATCTCCTCTTAACGGCTAAAGAGAATGAGCTCTCACAGATTATCAATGCGATAGAGAAAATTATTCCAGACGGCGTAGATGATCTAGGGAAGAGGCTTGTAGTAGTCAGCGACAACGTATTCACGGCCTTCGTCAAGTTCTCCACGGAAATACTCGCTAGAATAGCTATAGACCAAAGCAGGGGCACAGTTAAGGAGGGCGGTCTTTGGTACGAGGAATTCCTACCGGCGGATACCCTGCTGTACTCGATAATAGCGATATCAAAGCCCAAAGGCGGTTCATTAAATGATGCTGAGGCGGTTAAGAGTGAACTTCAGGGCTTCTTGGAGAGCAAGACTTACCTCCAAGTTGGTGGAGATGAGACTGTTGGAAAGGGCTTCATGAAAATAAAGGTTCTCTGA
- the crn3 gene encoding CRISPR-associated ring nuclease Crn3/Csx3: MLKFKTVELEEFTVVHFEIDEVLEPKELKSLNPPKVKANKGVVLSGRGPIWLYAFLVHHYHPVAWVGTYDPRIGVVVVESHVPGVEPGDVYQLNIEEVL, from the coding sequence ATGCTGAAATTTAAAACAGTTGAGCTCGAAGAATTCACGGTAGTTCATTTCGAAATAGATGAAGTTCTTGAGCCTAAGGAGCTGAAGTCTCTTAATCCGCCGAAAGTTAAGGCAAATAAGGGGGTAGTTCTCAGCGGAAGGGGCCCAATATGGCTCTACGCCTTTCTCGTTCACCACTATCACCCAGTCGCTTGGGTCGGCACTTATGATCCTAGGATTGGAGTTGTAGTTGTTGAATCACATGTTCCTGGGGTTGAGCCTGGTGACGTTTACCAACTCAACATAGAGGAGGTGCTCTAG
- the cmr3 gene encoding type III-B CRISPR module-associated protein Cmr3: protein MVMEILPNDVLMFRESREFSAGEYHVAVTREPLPHTIAGAIMANLYLKGGVDLINYNSDLKRWKPGFSILGVFFAKGGKPLFPLPKDLVAIDNGVVYPLKPREVFGRVIVVAGSEGNETLRFKPAGGFLTLDDLNNYLTGKGGPFTPVPSGDVYVLEERIGIGIDRDRRVVVEGLLYRTVNLRVREGVSLKVYFERGEDKVKEIIGEKGMLRLGGESKFATYRFNGDEFPVRLNDEKSSLIRLYFATPLIPRGGIEGVLNELKIEGRILKVFTGRKIAVTGWDMKAKMPKETLYAYPAGTVVWVEADGPVEIGEPLKAGLMKEFGYGLVLPGVMG, encoded by the coding sequence ATGGTAATGGAGATCCTCCCAAATGACGTTCTAATGTTTAGGGAAAGCAGGGAGTTCTCCGCCGGCGAGTACCATGTTGCCGTGACTAGGGAACCACTACCTCACACGATAGCGGGGGCAATAATGGCAAACCTCTACCTAAAAGGAGGAGTGGACTTAATAAACTACAACAGTGATTTAAAGCGGTGGAAGCCTGGTTTCTCGATTCTCGGTGTTTTCTTCGCTAAAGGCGGTAAACCGCTATTTCCCCTTCCCAAAGATCTTGTAGCTATTGATAACGGCGTAGTTTATCCCCTCAAGCCCAGGGAAGTTTTTGGGAGAGTTATAGTAGTTGCGGGAAGTGAAGGTAATGAAACCCTCAGATTTAAGCCCGCTGGAGGCTTTCTTACATTGGATGATCTTAACAACTATTTAACTGGAAAGGGTGGCCCATTCACTCCTGTGCCTTCAGGAGATGTATACGTATTGGAGGAGCGGATAGGGATTGGCATCGATAGGGACAGGAGGGTCGTGGTGGAGGGCCTGCTGTACCGTACTGTAAACTTGAGGGTCAGGGAGGGAGTTTCGCTCAAAGTGTACTTTGAAAGGGGTGAAGACAAAGTTAAGGAGATCATCGGGGAGAAAGGCATGCTTAGGCTGGGAGGTGAGTCTAAGTTTGCCACGTACAGGTTCAATGGAGATGAGTTTCCAGTAAGGCTGAATGATGAGAAGAGTTCTCTTATCCGTCTGTACTTTGCGACGCCCCTAATACCTAGAGGCGGAATTGAGGGAGTTTTAAATGAATTAAAAATCGAGGGAAGAATTCTAAAGGTATTTACGGGAAGGAAAATTGCCGTAACTGGCTGGGACATGAAGGCTAAAATGCCCAAGGAGACTCTCTACGCGTATCCAGCTGGAACCGTGGTCTGGGTTGAGGCTGATGGGCCCGTGGAGATTGGGGAGCCCCTGAAGGCGGGCTTAATGAAGGAGTTTGGTTACGGACTAGTTCTTCCTGGGGTGATGGGTTAA
- the cas10 gene encoding type III-B CRISPR-associated protein Cas10/Cmr2, whose amino-acid sequence MGRPWEVYSDAFLEVAPSRILGSLLGLNDLPEEWKKLSSYSPKDSRTLTKFVLKHPISAKEKELVHLSKFWRNSSQKEKEEFLNALRKAEEDVANKLKNAGSMEEFAKLWNNLPKMLKDAYEKELKQLNLNPEIAEEIVNLPADPFVPDHDWLSRLDIYAQLKAGNGEVTLVRFKLSPVQGFIGNARTERDLWAGSHILSFLTYLAISRLWRKFGPNAIIVPHLRGQPFFEHELKILKDKQRDKLDIANMPNKVLAIVPGTVDVKGLEEDIRCEIKGFLEKLFQAAWSFYGLGNIFEDDPVYNEIVHNYFSITVEAFPLSKTLGIESALRKYLSIIEEKDDVHYYSEVFAVLDQLTDFKSAEHFPPEQPKGFKCTLCGENLAVGGRDRDKVKHNWNTLRNKLRARRIYDLKENERLCPLCLVKRFYPRFYSLWKVDYSWVKQTAEGISEGVMKRSGQQGPKGFMSVSEVAMRRITKESLDRFNKDGLFVVDDSGSKVRPVTWYDIFLHQLFYTGARSEWRGGVKPPKFGGSRKQEFEGILGQLAGYLRPLFQGLEPDCEVLYKDNLRSEDAVAKVFGVHRYSLPSGINLEGMNAEVSKLEDLVGEPPKYHSLLKMDGDNMGKLLSGTKSVKDVGEYMINGNRLGVRRPSTPTVHVAITRSLSNFAVNHVPKMSKDYGAELLYAGGDDVFAVAPTDTVFSLAYEIQKKFREDWNGFEYLQGSTRSMSAGILITYYKEPLYIAVRRVAELEHFAKESGRNAVAIGYRKHSGTYYWVVANWSVFSGEHLRNFLREMRSGKISRKLLYELDTKLWPNDPLAVLNLVKYELSRHSSYGENEKEALVDRFAEFLWVVRNIRVKVSDGDVPGVNVGVVNDLVAEVIVDDPENPNNDSFEKIKQVAEAVWHGHDIKNSWFIELQNKLIQKFGEERAKMITGLVLKKQVWGASVLLKILLEAGWALW is encoded by the coding sequence ATGGGAAGACCTTGGGAAGTTTATTCAGATGCATTCCTAGAAGTTGCTCCTTCAAGGATCCTTGGCTCTCTATTGGGCCTCAATGACCTGCCGGAGGAGTGGAAGAAGCTTTCGAGCTATTCCCCTAAGGATTCTCGCACTTTAACTAAGTTCGTTCTCAAGCACCCAATAAGTGCCAAAGAGAAGGAATTAGTTCACCTATCTAAGTTCTGGAGAAACTCCTCACAAAAGGAAAAAGAGGAATTTTTGAATGCACTTAGGAAAGCTGAAGAGGATGTTGCCAATAAGCTGAAAAACGCTGGTTCCATGGAGGAGTTCGCGAAGTTGTGGAATAATCTGCCCAAGATGCTTAAAGATGCCTACGAGAAGGAACTGAAGCAGTTAAACCTAAATCCCGAAATTGCAGAAGAAATAGTTAATCTCCCGGCAGACCCCTTTGTTCCAGATCATGACTGGCTCAGCAGACTTGACATCTACGCCCAGCTAAAGGCTGGAAATGGGGAAGTAACCCTGGTAAGGTTTAAACTCTCCCCCGTTCAGGGATTCATAGGCAACGCGAGAACCGAGAGGGATCTGTGGGCGGGCAGTCACATACTAAGCTTCCTCACGTACCTAGCTATATCCAGGCTCTGGAGGAAGTTTGGCCCAAATGCCATTATAGTTCCCCACCTTAGAGGCCAGCCGTTCTTTGAGCATGAGCTTAAGATACTGAAAGATAAACAGAGGGACAAGCTGGACATAGCTAACATGCCCAACAAAGTCCTTGCAATAGTCCCGGGAACTGTCGATGTAAAGGGACTAGAAGAAGACATCAGGTGCGAGATTAAGGGGTTCCTTGAGAAGTTGTTCCAGGCAGCTTGGAGCTTTTATGGCCTTGGCAACATTTTCGAGGATGATCCAGTTTATAATGAAATCGTTCACAATTACTTCTCAATAACGGTTGAAGCGTTTCCGCTTTCTAAGACTCTCGGCATTGAAAGTGCCCTAAGGAAGTACCTGAGCATTATTGAGGAAAAGGATGACGTTCACTACTACTCTGAGGTTTTTGCAGTTCTCGATCAGCTGACTGATTTTAAGTCCGCAGAGCACTTCCCGCCTGAGCAGCCTAAGGGCTTTAAGTGCACGCTCTGTGGAGAGAACTTGGCGGTGGGGGGCAGAGATAGAGATAAAGTCAAACACAACTGGAATACTCTGCGAAATAAGCTCAGGGCCAGGAGAATATATGACCTCAAAGAAAACGAGAGGCTATGCCCCCTATGTCTCGTTAAGAGGTTTTATCCGAGGTTCTACTCCCTCTGGAAGGTGGATTACTCGTGGGTTAAACAAACCGCAGAAGGTATCTCTGAGGGAGTAATGAAGCGGAGCGGCCAGCAGGGGCCAAAGGGCTTTATGTCTGTCAGTGAAGTTGCGATGAGAAGAATTACAAAGGAATCTCTAGACCGGTTCAATAAAGACGGGCTGTTCGTGGTAGATGACTCTGGATCAAAGGTTAGGCCTGTAACGTGGTATGACATTTTCCTCCACCAGCTCTTTTACACGGGCGCTAGAAGCGAGTGGAGGGGAGGAGTGAAGCCTCCGAAGTTTGGTGGAAGTAGGAAACAAGAGTTCGAAGGCATCCTTGGTCAGCTTGCAGGCTACTTAAGGCCCCTGTTCCAGGGGCTTGAGCCGGACTGTGAGGTTTTATACAAGGATAACTTAAGGAGTGAAGATGCTGTTGCGAAGGTCTTTGGCGTTCACAGGTACTCGTTGCCATCTGGAATTAACCTTGAGGGCATGAATGCTGAGGTGTCTAAGCTTGAAGATCTGGTGGGTGAGCCCCCTAAGTACCATTCCCTGCTTAAGATGGATGGAGACAACATGGGCAAACTCCTGAGCGGTACAAAGAGCGTTAAAGACGTTGGCGAGTACATGATTAATGGTAACAGGTTGGGTGTTAGGAGGCCCTCAACGCCAACCGTTCACGTGGCAATAACCCGCTCCCTCAGCAACTTTGCGGTGAATCACGTTCCGAAGATGTCAAAGGATTATGGTGCTGAGCTGCTGTATGCTGGTGGCGATGATGTCTTTGCCGTCGCTCCGACGGATACGGTGTTCTCACTAGCTTATGAAATCCAGAAGAAGTTCCGTGAGGACTGGAATGGATTTGAGTACCTCCAAGGAAGCACTAGGAGCATGAGCGCTGGGATTTTGATAACCTACTATAAGGAGCCCCTCTATATAGCGGTGAGAAGGGTTGCAGAGCTTGAGCATTTTGCAAAGGAAAGCGGTAGAAACGCGGTTGCAATAGGATACAGGAAGCACAGCGGTACTTACTATTGGGTTGTAGCAAACTGGAGCGTCTTCTCTGGGGAACACCTGAGGAATTTCCTTAGAGAGATGAGAAGTGGCAAGATAAGCAGGAAGTTGCTTTATGAGCTGGATACTAAGCTATGGCCGAACGATCCCCTGGCGGTTCTGAATTTAGTCAAATACGAACTGTCGAGGCATTCAAGTTATGGGGAGAATGAAAAAGAAGCCTTAGTTGATAGGTTTGCTGAGTTCCTGTGGGTCGTGAGGAACATAAGGGTGAAAGTTTCAGATGGGGATGTTCCTGGGGTAAATGTAGGGGTAGTTAACGATCTCGTGGCTGAGGTTATAGTGGATGACCCTGAGAACCCCAACAACGATTCCTTTGAGAAAATAAAACAGGTAGCAGAAGCCGTATGGCATGGACATGATATTAAAAATTCATGGTTCATCGAGTTGCAGAACAAATTGATCCAGAAATTTGGTGAAGAACGGGCCAAGATGATAACTGGACTTGTTCTCAAGAAGCAGGTTTGGGGAGCTTCGGTTCTCCTCAAGATTCTCTTGGAGGCGGGGTGGGCCCTATGGTAA
- the cmr1 gene encoding type III-B CRISPR module RAMP protein Cmr1, with translation MYEVTFELENITPLFMHGADQSTAEFRATSVKGVMRWWFRALAGNYFGDNIPGLKRAECRIFGCAESEGRKSLVTVVASASGRPNSYIDKTSNSWKSAIAWSEYVDYFFFSMLDKKKDRESNTIKIKSKSSFFPPQSKFRVILRSPDRRALGLAEASLLLAIHLGGFGLRARRGAGSLKISKVSGDCSFDDCNSYVVETPDELRDIIDTILEFSEQALAGLGDELSRTPIEGYPKYPILHPKYAAIFVLDNECPTDWIGALDNFGRWYLGRKVGRKFVGGFRFKFADYNLSHDLNRGTRGSSSKEKRYYLGLPLIYANYKVTVEGVRGALSNCPKRSDRLIRRRASGYWLSLSQFGDAVYPVVTVFAYQLYPEYQGRFCFRKKIDRQRDRVGLITLENPISHRTEDNEAVVNFYREKFIGDKGLAGYKVWPGRV, from the coding sequence ATGTACGAGGTTACGTTTGAATTGGAGAATATTACTCCCCTTTTCATGCACGGTGCCGATCAGAGCACGGCAGAATTTCGAGCTACCAGCGTGAAGGGAGTAATGAGATGGTGGTTCAGAGCCTTGGCTGGAAATTACTTTGGAGATAACATCCCTGGGCTGAAGAGAGCTGAGTGCAGAATTTTTGGGTGTGCTGAAAGTGAGGGAAGGAAAAGCCTCGTCACTGTAGTAGCTTCAGCATCTGGTCGTCCGAATAGTTATATTGATAAAACTTCTAATAGCTGGAAAAGTGCCATCGCATGGTCTGAGTACGTAGACTACTTCTTCTTTTCGATGCTCGACAAAAAGAAAGACAGGGAATCTAATACGATAAAAATTAAAAGTAAATCAAGTTTCTTCCCGCCACAATCAAAATTCCGAGTTATTCTTAGATCACCAGATAGACGAGCGTTGGGACTTGCAGAGGCCTCTCTACTATTAGCAATACACCTTGGTGGTTTTGGCCTCAGGGCAAGAAGAGGGGCTGGTAGCCTAAAGATCTCGAAAGTTTCGGGAGATTGCAGTTTTGATGATTGCAACTCTTACGTTGTTGAGACTCCTGATGAGCTAAGAGATATTATTGATACGATATTGGAATTTAGTGAGCAGGCACTCGCGGGGCTTGGAGATGAATTATCTCGTACGCCCATTGAAGGGTATCCTAAATATCCTATACTTCACCCTAAGTATGCTGCTATCTTTGTGCTTGACAATGAATGTCCAACAGATTGGATAGGGGCCTTAGATAATTTTGGGAGATGGTATCTTGGCAGGAAGGTAGGTAGAAAATTTGTGGGTGGTTTCAGATTCAAGTTTGCTGATTATAATCTATCCCATGATCTTAATAGGGGTACAAGAGGCTCCTCAAGCAAGGAAAAAAGATATTACCTGGGGTTGCCTCTTATCTATGCAAACTATAAAGTTACCGTTGAGGGCGTGAGAGGAGCCCTCAGTAATTGCCCCAAGAGAAGTGATCGGCTTATAAGAAGAAGGGCTTCTGGTTATTGGTTATCTCTGTCTCAGTTTGGAGACGCAGTATACCCAGTGGTAACTGTCTTTGCTTATCAGCTGTATCCAGAATATCAAGGAAGGTTCTGCTTTAGGAAGAAAATTGATAGGCAGAGGGATAGAGTTGGACTAATAACTCTTGAGAATCCGATTTCTCATAGAACCGAAGATAACGAGGCTGTTGTTAATTTCTATAGGGAGAAGTTCATTGGTGATAAAGGTTTAGCTGGATATAAGGTCTGGCCTGGGAGGGTTTAA